A portion of the Micromonospora vinacea genome contains these proteins:
- a CDS encoding putative quinol monooxygenase: MIFITAKFRVRAEHADRWPQIAAEFTEATRAEPGCLWFDWSRSLDDPTEYVLVEAFRDDQAGAAHVQSDHFRRAQETLPPHLAETPRIVNATVPQEDWSLLGEMAVPEGR, from the coding sequence ATGATCTTCATTACCGCGAAGTTCCGGGTCCGGGCCGAGCACGCCGACCGGTGGCCGCAGATCGCCGCCGAGTTCACCGAGGCGACCCGGGCGGAGCCGGGCTGCCTGTGGTTCGACTGGTCCCGCAGCCTTGACGATCCGACCGAGTACGTGCTGGTCGAGGCGTTCCGCGACGACCAGGCGGGCGCGGCCCACGTCCAGTCCGACCACTTCCGCAGGGCCCAGGAGACCCTGCCGCCACACCTGGCCGAGACGCCGCGGATCGTGAACGCCACAGTGCCGCAGGAGGACTGGTCGCTGCTCGGCGAGATGGCCGTTCCCGAGGGCCGCTGA
- a CDS encoding ATP-binding protein has translation MISDDQRTALEAVSLNPAVTPDDVWRPSPHNVPELHEKVAAEILRGVARARTDDTSMPLGVAMQGRAGAGKTHLLGAVREQIQRDGGYFFLVDMVSGKTFWESVALALVEGMGRPHVGWGTQLKTFLRRLTTQLGLPLEVRDAVAGARPVTRAQLDTFIWALRERDREVGRDAQDTARALVLHGAVDFEAQDVGYAHLISEPGDPAARAAWGLSAAIRTPQQVVQDTSRLMALALDPTVIAVDQLDTLFAQTSTSLLNQHQGLEDAQAKVLGPIADGLLKLRDITRRTLVVVSCLPDTWVLMTRAAPTPVADRFRTSTLPDRIPTPEIGQAIVAKRLSAAFAGMFFGPPHPTWPIAPAAFTDAPTLTPRALLRRVDRHIAWCRDRDEVVELDRLIDGAESTPTVGTVRGASADPATDERRLHELDARFADLVEAADVSAAVDPAGEDEHMPRLLAAGLAAWIAEQAPTGATYKYDPPPGRKPALHGRLIEVLDEATENEAHWCFRAIAHSNAVAVTARVKAACTLAGLDRDLPQRRLILLRNGPWPTGKRTTEVLTGFDAAGGLRCAVSEADLRVFAALGVMAAEPSTALQEWLVARRPASGTDLFRAVLPGPDGTRGDAPPPTPDDDEPPSGAPESDPATAPAVYVPAGASTGAAAIPADPTDLVVAEGGRVVGLGRTVDGNHPFTVPLESLRRHAVVFAGSGSGKTVLIRRLVEECAREGVSAIVLDPNNDLARLGDAWPEPPSGWGPGDAERAADYLDHTEVVVWTPRVTAGRPLSFQPLPDFTSLRDWPDEFDQAVRSAVEALAPRAGVDRSSRLAQQGKAVLTEALQAYARSGMVGLPGFTEFLTDLPEGVSRLARAGKLAEELAEALKAAMVTDPLFGGVGAPADPGLLLTPSAGRRARVSVISFVGLTSDQERQSFVNQLQMALFAWIKRHPAGDRPLGGLFVMDEAQTLAPSTGTTACTASSIALASQARKYGLGLVFATQAPKGLHNQISGNATTQFFGLLNAPAQIDAARQLAEAKGGRLPDIGLLNSGEFYAAGEGFSFVKVRTPLCLTHHPKAPLTPEEVVTRARPAG, from the coding sequence ATGATCTCGGACGACCAGCGGACCGCGCTGGAAGCGGTCAGTCTCAACCCGGCGGTCACCCCGGACGACGTCTGGCGACCCAGCCCACACAACGTGCCGGAGCTGCACGAGAAGGTGGCCGCGGAGATCCTGCGCGGGGTGGCGCGGGCCCGCACCGACGACACGAGCATGCCGCTCGGCGTGGCCATGCAGGGCCGCGCGGGCGCCGGCAAGACGCACCTGCTCGGGGCGGTCCGCGAACAGATCCAGCGCGACGGCGGCTACTTCTTCCTGGTCGACATGGTCAGTGGCAAGACGTTCTGGGAGAGCGTCGCCCTGGCCCTGGTGGAGGGAATGGGCCGCCCGCACGTCGGCTGGGGCACCCAGCTGAAGACCTTTTTGCGTCGACTCACCACCCAGCTCGGCCTGCCGCTGGAGGTCCGCGACGCGGTCGCCGGCGCCCGACCGGTGACCCGCGCGCAGCTCGACACCTTCATCTGGGCGCTGCGCGAGCGCGATCGGGAGGTCGGACGGGACGCCCAGGACACCGCTCGGGCGCTCGTCCTGCACGGCGCCGTCGACTTCGAGGCACAGGACGTCGGCTACGCCCACCTGATCTCCGAACCGGGTGACCCGGCCGCGCGGGCGGCGTGGGGGTTGAGCGCCGCGATCCGCACCCCGCAGCAGGTCGTGCAGGACACCTCCCGGTTGATGGCGCTGGCCCTGGACCCCACCGTCATCGCCGTGGACCAGCTCGACACGCTGTTCGCCCAGACCAGCACCTCACTGCTCAACCAACATCAGGGGCTGGAGGACGCCCAGGCAAAGGTGCTCGGCCCGATCGCCGACGGCCTGCTCAAGCTCCGCGACATCACCCGCCGCACGCTTGTCGTCGTCTCGTGCCTGCCGGACACCTGGGTGCTGATGACCCGCGCGGCACCCACCCCGGTCGCCGACCGCTTCCGTACGTCGACCCTGCCGGACCGGATCCCCACCCCGGAGATCGGGCAGGCGATCGTGGCGAAGCGCCTCTCCGCCGCGTTCGCGGGAATGTTCTTCGGGCCACCGCACCCCACCTGGCCGATCGCCCCCGCCGCCTTCACCGACGCGCCCACCCTGACGCCACGCGCCCTGCTCCGCCGGGTGGACCGCCACATCGCCTGGTGCCGTGATCGCGATGAGGTGGTCGAACTCGACCGGCTCATCGACGGCGCCGAGTCGACGCCGACGGTGGGCACCGTCCGTGGCGCTTCCGCCGACCCGGCGACGGACGAGCGCCGCCTGCACGAGTTGGACGCGCGCTTCGCCGACCTGGTCGAGGCCGCGGACGTGTCGGCCGCCGTCGACCCGGCGGGCGAGGACGAGCACATGCCGCGGCTGCTCGCCGCCGGCCTGGCCGCGTGGATCGCCGAGCAGGCGCCGACCGGGGCCACCTACAAGTACGATCCGCCGCCCGGGCGCAAGCCCGCGCTGCACGGGCGGCTGATCGAGGTGCTCGACGAGGCCACCGAGAACGAGGCGCACTGGTGTTTCCGGGCGATCGCGCACTCGAATGCCGTCGCCGTCACCGCCCGGGTCAAGGCCGCGTGCACCCTCGCCGGGTTGGACCGGGACCTGCCGCAACGGCGGCTGATCCTGCTGCGCAACGGGCCGTGGCCGACCGGGAAGCGTACGACCGAGGTGTTGACCGGATTCGACGCTGCCGGCGGCCTGCGGTGCGCCGTGTCGGAGGCGGACCTGCGGGTCTTCGCGGCGCTGGGGGTGATGGCGGCCGAGCCGTCCACGGCGTTGCAGGAGTGGCTGGTGGCCCGCCGCCCGGCCAGCGGAACCGACCTGTTCCGCGCGGTCCTGCCCGGGCCCGACGGCACGCGCGGGGATGCCCCGCCACCGACGCCCGACGACGACGAGCCACCGTCGGGCGCCCCCGAGTCCGACCCGGCAACCGCGCCGGCCGTCTACGTCCCAGCTGGCGCGTCGACCGGTGCGGCCGCCATACCCGCCGACCCCACCGACCTCGTGGTCGCCGAGGGCGGTCGGGTCGTCGGGCTGGGGCGGACCGTCGACGGCAATCACCCGTTCACGGTTCCCCTGGAGTCGCTGCGCCGCCACGCCGTGGTGTTCGCCGGGTCCGGCTCGGGCAAGACAGTACTCATCCGCCGGCTGGTCGAGGAGTGCGCCCGCGAGGGGGTCTCGGCGATCGTGCTCGATCCCAACAACGACCTCGCCCGGCTCGGCGACGCGTGGCCCGAGCCGCCGAGCGGCTGGGGTCCCGGCGACGCCGAACGCGCCGCCGACTACCTCGACCACACCGAGGTGGTGGTGTGGACGCCCCGGGTCACCGCCGGTCGGCCGCTGAGCTTCCAGCCGCTACCCGACTTCACCTCCCTGCGGGACTGGCCCGACGAGTTCGACCAGGCCGTCCGCTCCGCCGTGGAGGCGCTCGCGCCCCGGGCCGGTGTCGACCGGTCGAGCAGGCTCGCCCAGCAGGGCAAGGCCGTCCTCACCGAGGCCCTCCAGGCGTACGCGCGAAGCGGGATGGTGGGCCTGCCCGGCTTCACCGAGTTCCTCACCGACCTGCCCGAGGGGGTCAGTCGGCTGGCCCGCGCCGGGAAGCTCGCCGAGGAGTTGGCCGAGGCGCTCAAGGCGGCGATGGTGACCGACCCGCTCTTCGGCGGGGTCGGCGCGCCGGCCGACCCGGGGCTGCTGCTGACGCCGTCGGCGGGGCGGCGGGCCCGGGTGTCGGTGATCAGCTTCGTCGGCCTCACCTCCGACCAGGAGCGGCAGAGCTTCGTCAACCAGTTGCAGATGGCGCTCTTCGCGTGGATCAAGCGGCACCCCGCCGGTGACCGACCGCTGGGCGGGCTGTTCGTGATGGACGAGGCGCAGACGCTCGCGCCCTCGACCGGCACCACGGCCTGCACCGCCAGTTCGATCGCGCTGGCCTCGCAGGCCCGCAAGTACGGGCTCGGCCTGGTCTTCGCCACCCAGGCGCCCAAGGGGTTGCACAACCAGATCTCCGGCAACGCGACGACGCAGTTCTTCGGGCTGCTCAACGCGCCGGCGCAGATCGACGCGGCCCGGCAACTCGCCGAGGCCAAGGGCGGCCGGCTACCGGACATCGGCCTGCTCAACAGCGGTGAGTTCTACGCCGCCGGGGAGGGGTTCTCGTTCGTGAAGGTCCGCACCCCGCTGTGCCTGACGCACCACCCGAAGGCGCCATTGACGCCCGAGGAGGTCGTCACCCGCGCCCGCCCGGCTGGGTAG